From the Methanomicrobia archaeon genome, one window contains:
- a CDS encoding heavy metal translocating P-type ATPase translates to MTAERKRAELKISGMTCATCAATVEKSLLSTEGVAEAAVNLGTESARIEYDSSRVTIADLERAVTDAGYSVVHESAIVKIGGMTCVMCAKAIETALQELEGVATVTVNLSAEKAYVTYNPRLVTLADMKRAIEAAGYQYLGLAGEEAGISEEAIRERDLLAKRRRFIVGFAFAIPLLILMYLPITWPFSMAYFMLVVSTPPFVYVSHPIFSAAYRALKNKNLTMDVMYAMGIGVAFGASFLGTFGLVLTGEFLFYETALMLAAFLTIGRYLEARAKGRTSEALKKLIGLQPRNATVLHHGRERTLPIEDLHIGDQIVVKPGEKIPVDGTVVAGESYVDESMITGEPLPVVKRKGDEVVGGTLNTNSVLTFRATKIGKDTVLAQIIRLVEEAQGSRPPVQRIADRAVSYFIPAILTIALLAFVVWYVLLDETLLFALTVLISVLVIACPCALGLATPTAVTVGIGRGAELGVLVKNGEALEIAEKLTTIVFDKTGTLTTGEPEVTDVFGFSVGDRQLLKLAASVERNSQHPLAAAIVRRAEEKEIELDATGRFDTFSGLGVTATVEGRTLLIGNRMLFEERALTIPQEFEDKVTELENEGKTAIMVARDDKPVGIIAIADTLKESAPAAITAFKAMGLNVVMITGDNARTAHAIAKQIGIDRVLAEVLPQDKAEEVQRLQEKGERVAFVGDGINDAPALAQADVGIAIGSGTDVAIESGEIVLIKNDLRDAVAAVQLSKKVMARIKQNLFWAFAYNTALIPVAAGILYPLLGITFRPELAGLAMALSSVTVVSLSLLLRKYVPPVKQGKKTKGGE, encoded by the coding sequence ATGACAGCCGAGCGGAAGAGGGCGGAGCTGAAGATCTCCGGGATGACCTGCGCGACCTGCGCAGCAACAGTCGAGAAGTCGCTCCTCAGTACTGAGGGTGTTGCTGAGGCGGCGGTGAATCTGGGGACCGAGAGTGCGCGTATCGAGTACGATTCGAGCCGCGTGACCATTGCCGATCTGGAGCGGGCGGTGACAGACGCTGGCTACAGCGTGGTGCACGAGAGCGCGATCGTGAAGATCGGCGGGATGACCTGCGTGATGTGCGCAAAGGCCATCGAGACAGCGCTTCAGGAGCTCGAGGGCGTCGCCACCGTTACGGTCAATCTCAGCGCAGAGAAGGCTTACGTCACCTACAATCCGCGATTGGTAACGCTCGCGGACATGAAGCGTGCCATTGAAGCGGCGGGCTATCAGTACCTGGGCCTGGCGGGCGAGGAAGCGGGCATCTCCGAGGAGGCGATCAGGGAGCGCGACTTACTGGCGAAACGCAGACGATTCATCGTTGGGTTCGCGTTCGCGATCCCGCTTCTGATCCTTATGTATCTGCCGATCACCTGGCCGTTCTCGATGGCTTACTTCATGCTTGTCGTCTCCACACCCCCCTTTGTATACGTCAGCCATCCGATCTTCAGCGCAGCCTACCGCGCGCTCAAGAATAAGAACCTCACTATGGACGTGATGTACGCCATGGGCATCGGGGTTGCCTTTGGCGCGAGCTTTCTGGGCACGTTCGGGCTTGTGCTTACCGGTGAATTCCTCTTTTATGAGACCGCGCTCATGCTCGCCGCCTTCCTCACCATTGGCCGCTATCTGGAAGCGCGCGCAAAAGGGCGGACCTCAGAGGCACTGAAGAAACTGATTGGGCTACAGCCCAGGAATGCCACGGTGCTCCATCACGGGCGGGAGCGAACGCTACCGATTGAAGACCTACATATCGGTGACCAGATCGTGGTGAAACCGGGCGAAAAGATCCCGGTCGATGGCACGGTCGTGGCAGGCGAGAGTTATGTGGATGAATCGATGATCACCGGCGAACCGCTGCCGGTGGTGAAGCGAAAAGGCGACGAGGTCGTTGGTGGCACGCTGAATACGAACAGTGTTCTCACCTTCCGTGCTACGAAGATCGGGAAAGACACCGTCCTCGCGCAGATCATCAGATTGGTGGAGGAGGCCCAGGGCTCTCGACCACCGGTTCAGCGGATCGCGGATAGAGCTGTGAGCTACTTCATACCCGCCATCTTGACGATCGCGCTCCTCGCCTTTGTAGTCTGGTATGTCCTGCTCGACGAAACGCTCCTCTTTGCACTTACCGTATTGATATCCGTGCTCGTAATCGCGTGCCCCTGTGCACTCGGACTCGCTACGCCGACTGCGGTCACGGTGGGCATCGGTCGCGGTGCGGAGCTTGGCGTGCTCGTGAAGAACGGTGAGGCGCTCGAGATCGCGGAGAAACTGACCACGATCGTCTTTGACAAAACGGGAACCCTGACCACGGGTGAGCCGGAGGTGACCGATGTCTTCGGCTTCAGCGTCGGCGATCGCCAGCTCTTGAAATTAGCGGCGAGTGTGGAGCGGAATTCACAACATCCACTCGCAGCGGCCATTGTACGCCGTGCGGAAGAGAAGGAGATCGAGCTTGACGCGACGGGCCGGTTTGACACCTTCAGCGGGCTCGGGGTGACTGCAACCGTCGAGGGGCGGACACTGCTCATCGGGAATCGCATGCTGTTCGAGGAGCGGGCTCTTACGATCCCGCAAGAGTTCGAAGACAAAGTGACCGAACTGGAGAACGAAGGCAAGACGGCGATAATGGTCGCTCGTGATGATAAACCCGTGGGTATCATCGCTATCGCGGACACGCTCAAGGAGAGCGCACCTGCTGCTATTACCGCGTTCAAAGCGATGGGGCTGAACGTGGTGATGATCACCGGCGATAATGCACGAACCGCGCACGCGATCGCAAAGCAGATCGGCATAGACCGGGTGTTAGCAGAAGTGTTACCGCAGGACAAAGCGGAAGAGGTGCAGCGGCTGCAGGAGAAGGGCGAGCGCGTGGCCTTCGTCGGCGATGGGATCAATGACGCGCCCGCACTGGCGCAGGCAGACGTCGGGATCGCGATCGGCAGTGGAACAGACGTGGCAATCGAGAGCGGGGAGATCGTGCTGATCAAGAACGATCTGCGGGACGCCGTTGCCGCGGTTCAGCTGAGCAAGAAGGTGATGGCGCGCATAAAGCAGAACCTCTTCTGGGCGTTCGCCTACAATACCGCGCTCATTCCCGTGGCGGCTGGCATTCTCTACCCCTTACTCGGCATCACGTTCCGGCCGGAGCTTGCGGGGCTTGCTATGGCCCTGAGTTCCGTGACGGTCGTCTCGCTCTCCTTGCTCTTGCGGAAGTACGTACCGCCGGTAAAGCAAGGCAAAAAGACGAAAGGAGGTGAGTAA
- a CDS encoding ferredoxin:glutaredoxin reductase → MAENDVSEERVQKLYKRLDKEAEEAGYHLNPDAEHTRELARGLLINEQRYGYWACPCRLAAGVKEQDLDIICPCDYRDQDIEDYGACYCGLYVSDRVMAGEQELGSIPERRPLPEERAQHKQHSLAPALSMLPLPIWRCRVCGYLCAREGPPGVCPICKAKKDRFERFI, encoded by the coding sequence ATGGCCGAGAATGACGTGAGCGAGGAACGGGTGCAAAAGCTCTATAAACGCCTGGATAAGGAGGCCGAAGAGGCTGGCTATCATCTGAATCCCGATGCGGAGCATACCCGGGAGTTGGCACGGGGATTGTTGATCAACGAGCAGCGTTATGGCTATTGGGCCTGCCCCTGCCGGTTGGCCGCGGGAGTGAAGGAGCAGGATCTGGACATTATCTGCCCCTGCGATTACCGTGATCAGGATATAGAGGACTATGGCGCCTGCTATTGTGGCCTTTATGTTTCAGATCGTGTCATGGCGGGCGAGCAGGAACTGGGGTCGATACCCGAACGGCGGCCACTGCCTGAAGAGCGGGCACAGCATAAGCAGCACTCCCTCGCGCCTGCGCTGTCGATGCTTCCACTACCGATCTGGCGCTGCCGCGTCTGCGGCTACCTCTGTGCGCGCGAAGGCCCACCGGGCGTGTGCCCGATCTGCAAAGCGAAGAAGGATCGATTTGAGCGGTTCATATAA
- a CDS encoding glutaredoxin family protein: MSMTHVKGKNKGQVVLYALSTCVWCKKTKKLLEQLGVEFDYVYVDLLAGAEKEQILAEMAQYTSTRAFPTMVINNGTIIQGYQEKRIREVLG, from the coding sequence ATGAGCATGACGCACGTCAAAGGGAAGAATAAGGGGCAGGTAGTTCTGTATGCATTGAGCACCTGCGTCTGGTGCAAGAAGACGAAAAAACTGCTCGAGCAGTTGGGCGTTGAGTTCGATTACGTCTATGTTGACTTGCTGGCGGGCGCGGAGAAAGAGCAGATTTTAGCTGAAATGGCACAATATACGTCCACACGTGCATTTCCTACGATGGTGATCAACAACGGAACAATCATCCAGGGTTACCAGGAGAAGCGGATTCGGGAGGTCCTGGGATAA
- the cooS gene encoding anaerobic carbon-monoxide dehydrogenase catalytic subunit, whose amino-acid sequence MEKDRISYHDSVRSVYERIRKDGITSIWDRFEAQGMGGDPDKRCPFCQAGTRCDLCSNGPCRADAAKDKRGVCGITADGMAMRMMLLRNVLGASTYQYHTDQTIKTLRATAAGKTPFTIQESEKLCDFVERFGISSSGSVQELAIRLCDFVEADFNRKYYDSSLIVAALAPDERKEVWRALGIFPGGIHAEMMLATSSCLTNVDGYYASLALKAMRLSLAMAYQSQIVNEYCQDILFGIPKPHSMRVDLGVLDPDYVNVLPNGHEPFLGFAMVQLAREASWQERAKAAGAKGLRIIANIETGQEMIQRWEMDEVFYGFTGNWITQEAVLASGCVDLFAADMNCSMPIDQLYARKYNFKLVPVSELVAFDGVADRINYVPEQAGEQAAQLLQMAVDNFKDRRENVEPVRELPVREALVGFSTESIRAALGGSLELLITAIQDGTVRGLAGFVSCTTLRDSGQDVHSVRIAQELIKRDILVLSMGCGNGALQVAGLCSPEAVRLAGPGLSGFCERLSLPPVLSYGTCTDTGRLADLLATVSLALGGVPISDLPVVAAAPEYMEQKATIDAVFALAFGLFTYVNPVPTVTGAPRLVTLLTEDLRQLTGGLLNIETNPVKAADAMLAHIEANRTKMGL is encoded by the coding sequence ATGGAGAAGGATAGGATTTCGTACCATGATTCTGTTCGGAGCGTATACGAGCGGATCAGGAAAGACGGTATAACCAGTATCTGGGATCGCTTTGAGGCCCAGGGTATGGGCGGCGATCCTGATAAACGCTGTCCGTTCTGTCAGGCGGGCACGCGCTGCGATTTGTGCTCCAATGGCCCGTGCCGTGCTGATGCAGCAAAGGACAAACGCGGCGTGTGCGGCATCACGGCCGATGGCATGGCGATGCGGATGATGCTACTCCGGAATGTGCTGGGCGCGTCCACGTACCAGTACCACACTGATCAGACCATAAAGACACTCCGTGCAACTGCAGCGGGCAAAACACCGTTTACGATACAGGAATCCGAGAAATTGTGTGATTTTGTTGAGCGGTTCGGCATTTCGAGTTCGGGATCCGTGCAGGAGCTTGCTATTCGGCTCTGCGATTTTGTAGAGGCCGATTTTAACCGCAAATACTATGATTCGAGCCTTATTGTGGCGGCCTTAGCGCCTGACGAGCGCAAAGAGGTCTGGCGAGCGCTGGGTATCTTTCCCGGCGGGATCCATGCTGAGATGATGCTGGCTACGAGCTCGTGCCTTACCAACGTTGATGGGTATTACGCGAGTCTCGCGCTCAAGGCGATGCGCCTCAGCCTGGCAATGGCGTACCAGAGCCAGATCGTCAACGAATACTGTCAGGACATCCTCTTCGGCATACCAAAACCACATTCTATGCGTGTTGACCTCGGTGTTCTTGACCCTGATTATGTGAATGTGCTGCCAAACGGTCACGAGCCGTTTCTCGGGTTCGCGATGGTACAACTTGCTCGGGAAGCGTCATGGCAGGAGCGGGCAAAGGCCGCGGGCGCAAAGGGTCTGCGGATCATTGCGAATATCGAGACCGGACAGGAGATGATCCAGCGCTGGGAAATGGATGAGGTATTCTACGGATTCACCGGCAACTGGATCACGCAGGAAGCGGTGCTCGCCAGTGGCTGCGTGGATCTCTTCGCGGCCGATATGAATTGCTCGATGCCCATCGATCAGTTGTACGCCCGGAAATACAACTTTAAGCTCGTGCCGGTGAGCGAATTAGTTGCCTTTGACGGTGTTGCTGATCGTATCAACTACGTGCCTGAACAGGCGGGAGAACAGGCAGCGCAGCTGCTGCAGATGGCGGTCGATAATTTCAAGGACCGGCGAGAGAACGTGGAGCCTGTGCGAGAGTTACCGGTCAGAGAAGCGCTGGTGGGGTTCTCGACCGAGAGCATCCGTGCAGCTCTTGGTGGCTCGCTCGAGCTACTTATAACCGCTATTCAGGACGGTACAGTTCGAGGCCTCGCCGGATTCGTATCCTGCACCACGCTCCGGGATTCCGGGCAGGACGTGCATAGTGTTCGCATAGCACAAGAGCTCATCAAACGTGATATTCTCGTGCTCTCGATGGGCTGCGGCAACGGCGCCCTGCAGGTTGCGGGGCTCTGCAGTCCCGAGGCGGTGAGATTAGCAGGTCCGGGTCTCAGCGGATTCTGTGAGCGCCTGAGCCTCCCACCGGTTCTGAGCTACGGTACCTGCACCGATACGGGTCGTTTAGCTGATCTATTAGCAACGGTCAGCCTTGCACTGGGCGGCGTCCCCATATCTGATCTCCCGGTGGTCGCGGCGGCACCGGAATATATGGAGCAGAAGGCCACCATCGATGCCGTCTTCGCACTGGCCTTCGGGCTCTTCACGTACGTCAATCCCGTGCCCACGGTTACCGGTGCGCCCCGGTTGGTCACCCTCCTGACGGAGGACTTGAGACAGCTGACCGGTGGCTTATTAAACATTGAGACCAACCCGGTCAAAGCAGCCGATGCGATGCTGGCACATATCGAAGCAAACCGGACGAAAATGGGTCTATAA
- a CDS encoding permease, which translates to MNELGISREQGAVEEVTGKAGGGTQKRKKELSHGLYFLGFVLILYLALYLLEPTSTQKALRASGEVLVTIAPILVVIIGFMGILNYFFTPKTIAKYAGQGSGAKGWILAVTTGILSHGPIYIWYPLLRELREQGMRSGLVAAFLYNRAIKLPHLPLMVYYFGTLFVVVLLVYMVLVSVIVGKLLELIEG; encoded by the coding sequence ATGAACGAGCTCGGCATCTCAAGAGAACAGGGCGCGGTAGAGGAGGTGACGGGTAAAGCGGGAGGAGGTACGCAGAAACGGAAGAAGGAGCTCTCACACGGGCTCTATTTCCTAGGATTCGTGCTCATTCTGTACCTTGCTCTGTATCTGCTTGAGCCCACGAGCACCCAGAAAGCGCTCAGGGCAAGCGGCGAGGTACTGGTTACTATAGCGCCGATACTGGTGGTTATCATCGGCTTCATGGGGATCCTCAACTATTTCTTCACGCCGAAAACGATCGCGAAGTATGCGGGGCAGGGCTCGGGCGCGAAAGGCTGGATCCTGGCAGTGACCACCGGAATACTGAGCCACGGTCCGATTTACATCTGGTATCCGCTCTTGCGGGAATTGCGTGAGCAGGGTATGCGCAGCGGTCTGGTCGCCGCGTTCCTGTACAATCGCGCGATCAAGCTCCCGCACCTGCCCTTGATGGTCTATTACTTCGGCACGCTATTCGTGGTCGTGCTGCTGGTTTATATGGTCCTTGTGTCGGTAATTGTGGGGAAATTGCTGGAGCTGATCGAAGGATAG
- a CDS encoding GTPase, which yields MNIPKKVIIMGAAGRDFHNFNVYFRDNPAYRVVAFTAAQIPDIEGRTYPAALAGGLYPDGIPIFAEEELITLITAHAIDRVVFAYSDVPYEYVMTKGAAVNAAGADFIMLGPAATMLRSRVPVISVCAVRTGSGKTSVSKKLCQLLLARGKTVVVVRHPMPYGKLAEQAVQRFSSYEDIERMGCTIEEREEYETHIDVGCTVYAGVDYEKILRQAETEADIIIWDGGNNDFSFFKPDLNIVVADPHRAGDEVTYYPGEINARMADVVVINKQDTAELEKIEQVRRNIMRINPNAKIIDSASPITVERPELIRGKRVLVVEDGPTLTHGGMKYGAGLIAAHKAGAKEIVDPRPFITGTITETFSEYPNIGPLLPAMGYSKEQINDLELTINAAECDAVVIGTPIDLTRVITLNKPATRVRYGIKEIGDATLEAVVDTFLKQVNR from the coding sequence ATGAACATCCCCAAGAAAGTGATCATTATGGGCGCTGCGGGCCGGGACTTCCACAACTTTAATGTTTATTTCAGGGATAATCCCGCGTACCGTGTTGTCGCATTCACCGCAGCCCAGATACCTGATATAGAAGGCCGAACGTATCCTGCAGCACTGGCGGGCGGCTTATACCCGGACGGCATCCCGATCTTCGCAGAAGAGGAACTGATCACGTTGATAACAGCGCATGCGATCGATCGTGTCGTCTTTGCGTACAGCGATGTGCCTTATGAGTATGTGATGACCAAAGGCGCGGCAGTCAATGCTGCCGGTGCGGATTTTATCATGCTCGGCCCGGCTGCGACCATGCTGCGAAGCCGCGTGCCCGTCATCTCAGTCTGTGCCGTGCGTACCGGTAGTGGCAAGACCTCGGTAAGCAAGAAGCTGTGTCAGCTCCTGCTCGCGCGCGGCAAGACCGTGGTCGTGGTGCGGCATCCTATGCCCTATGGCAAGCTTGCAGAGCAAGCGGTACAGCGGTTCTCATCCTACGAAGACATTGAGCGTATGGGGTGCACGATAGAGGAGCGGGAAGAGTATGAGACGCATATCGATGTGGGCTGTACCGTCTATGCCGGTGTGGACTATGAGAAGATCCTGCGACAGGCTGAGACCGAAGCGGATATTATCATCTGGGACGGCGGCAATAACGATTTCTCGTTCTTTAAACCTGACTTGAATATCGTGGTTGCCGACCCGCATCGTGCCGGCGATGAAGTTACCTACTACCCGGGCGAGATCAATGCACGCATGGCAGATGTGGTCGTGATCAATAAGCAGGATACCGCGGAACTGGAGAAGATCGAGCAGGTACGCCGTAATATCATGAGAATAAACCCGAATGCAAAGATCATTGATTCAGCATCGCCGATCACCGTCGAGCGTCCGGAGCTCATCAGGGGCAAGCGGGTGCTGGTGGTCGAGGACGGGCCCACGCTGACACACGGCGGCATGAAGTACGGTGCGGGACTCATTGCGGCCCATAAAGCAGGCGCGAAAGAGATCGTCGACCCACGCCCATTCATCACCGGCACGATCACCGAGACCTTCAGCGAGTATCCCAACATAGGGCCGCTGCTGCCCGCCATGGGCTACAGCAAGGAGCAGATCAACGATCTGGAGCTGACGATCAACGCCGCTGAGTGCGATGCGGTCGTTATCGGCACGCCGATCGATCTGACGCGCGTCATCACTCTGAACAAGCCCGCGACGCGGGTACGGTACGGCATTAAAGAGATCGGCGATGCGACTCTGGAAGCGGTTGTGGATACGTTCTTAAAACAGGTAAACCGATGA